CCGACTGGCCGCCGAACTCGCAACGGGCAAAACCTACTCGGCCGCCTTCCTCGCCACACTGCACGTGACAGCAGCCCTGCCGATCGCGGTCCTCACAGCCGGGATGCTGGCGTGCCTCCTGATCCGCAACCACACCAAGTCCCGCGCCGCGCACCCCGTCCCGCCCACCTCGCCCGCCCGGACGACCCCCGAACCCCAGCCGGCCACCGCCCCGACGACCAGCCCCACACCGCAAGCAGACCACCGTCCCGCCGCAGACCGGGTCTAGACAGTTCCCACCCTCCGTGCCCGCAGGGGCACGCGCCACGGCAGAGCCGAACCGAGGAACCCGCACAACACCCGCCCCCACCCCGAAAGGAGATGGCGCTCATGCGAAACCCGACGCCATACTCAAAGGGTGGACGCCCTACATCGTGGTCGCCGGCAGCGCCATGCGTGAGAGGACGGGTGCGGCGGGTGTCCGGAGGCGGCCAGACGGCTTTGACGGAGCTGTGGCAGCAGCGTTGGCCCGACTGCCCTCCGGTCGGGTACAGGCTTCGGGACCCCTACCGGGATGTCTGGGTACGCTTTCACAGCCTGCCGGATTCGAAGCGGTACGCGCAGGACGAGAGCGAGTACGCCGTCGTCCTGGAGCGCTACAACACCGTCCTCGAGGAGTTGTTCGCCGGTTCGGACGTCTACGTGATCATTCCCCTCTGGGCTACCGAGGCAGAGGTCAGGTCAGTCCGACCGGACGAAGGGTATTGGCAGAGTCTGCTGGTGGAGGACGATCCCGACCCCGAGTTCCGTACGTACTGCCACCTCTCCGCCACCCGCCGGCCATGGCGGCGAGGCTGCATCGACGAACTGCTCCGAGACGTCGCCGACTACGAAACGGCCGGAGTCCTCGTCACCGACACCCGGATGCAACGCATCCACCACCCCTACGACGGTGGCGCCGACGTCTTCCTGGCCACACCCGAGGAGCGGGACCGCCTGCGCGATCGGCACGCAGACTGGCTCTCCAGCCATCCATCGGGCCTCTGACACGCCAGATCACCGACAGAGCCGGCAACGGTGCCGTGGACCGCGGCGACGGCGCGCGGGTGATGCCCGAACAGCCGGTACACCGGGGCACGGTTGACGCCTTCCTCCGCGTCGCAGTCCCGCCCCACCTCTGGGGCCCCGGTAGACCGGTTGCCGCGGCGATGGACCCGGCACCCGCGGCGCGTACGTACCCGTGATGAACTGGCCGCTGATCACCAGCCACAGAGGGGGAGAAGTGACGGCAGAAGCGGAGCAGTTGCGCAAGGACGGGCACCACGTAGAGAAGTGGGCGCTGGGGTGGTTGCTGCTGTCGCTGGCGATGTGGGGGTGGTTCGGCTACCGATTCCTGCCGGCCGACGGCCGAGGGTCCTTGGCGCGAGCTGAGGACAGCCGCGCCCTCGTGGGCATACTCGCGCTGGCGGTCATCCCGACGATCATCGCGACGGCGACCCTCGTGTACGCCCGGGTCTTGTTCCGCCTGGCTCGCAGGGCCTTGTAGGAGTCTGTCGCAGTCACCTCACGCACAACTGCCCGGACCACCGGGGTCTGCCGTCCGAGCAACACCCATGATCTGCGCCATCTATCGGACACATGCCAACCGAGAGTGACCTCCCTTTCGGCACGGCGGATACCTCAAGCACTGCGGAGAACGCAGGCGGCCCGCCGTGCCCTGCGCACCTTGCTGGATCGAGCCGGAAGCGCGGCATCCTGCTCAT
The window above is part of the Streptomyces sp. NBC_00425 genome. Proteins encoded here:
- a CDS encoding DUF3885 domain-containing protein → MSGGGQTALTELWQQRWPDCPPVGYRLRDPYRDVWVRFHSLPDSKRYAQDESEYAVVLERYNTVLEELFAGSDVYVIIPLWATEAEVRSVRPDEGYWQSLLVEDDPDPEFRTYCHLSATRRPWRRGCIDELLRDVADYETAGVLVTDTRMQRIHHPYDGGADVFLATPEERDRLRDRHADWLSSHPSGL